In the genome of Nonlabens sp. MB-3u-79, one region contains:
- a CDS encoding zinc ribbon domain-containing protein: MAKKTEATVEDKLRELYNLQLIDSRIDEIRNVRGELPLEVQDLEDEVEGLKTRLSKLDAHSDDLIEKIRSKKNLIEESKALVTKYTDQQKNVRNNREFNSLSKEVEFQELEVELAEKHIREFKAQIEQQKEVIDKSKERLDERADHLKHKKSELAEILKETQKEEELLMKMSDDYAKSIEERLIKAYTRIRSSVKNGLAVVPIERGASGGSYFTIPPQVQVEIASRKKIITDEHSGRILVDAALAYEQVEKMDKVFTKI, encoded by the coding sequence ATGGCAAAAAAGACCGAGGCTACTGTAGAAGATAAGTTAAGAGAACTTTACAACCTACAATTAATCGACTCTAGAATTGATGAAATACGCAACGTGCGTGGTGAATTACCTCTAGAAGTACAAGATCTTGAAGATGAAGTAGAAGGATTAAAAACTCGATTGTCTAAATTAGACGCTCATTCTGATGACCTTATTGAAAAAATTAGGTCCAAAAAGAATTTGATCGAGGAGTCTAAAGCTCTTGTTACCAAATATACAGATCAACAAAAAAATGTGCGTAACAACCGTGAGTTCAACTCTCTTTCTAAAGAAGTAGAATTTCAAGAGCTTGAAGTGGAACTTGCTGAGAAGCATATCCGTGAATTCAAAGCGCAAATCGAACAACAAAAAGAAGTGATCGATAAAAGTAAGGAACGCCTTGATGAAAGAGCTGACCACTTAAAACACAAAAAATCTGAACTTGCAGAGATTCTTAAAGAAACTCAAAAAGAAGAGGAATTACTTATGAAAATGAGTGATGACTACGCAAAATCAATCGAAGAAAGATTGATCAAAGCTTACACGCGTATTAGATCAAGTGTAAAGAATGGTCTAGCGGTTGTACCAATCGAAAGAGGTGCTTCTGGTGGTTCTTATTTTACAATTCCACCACAGGTACAAGTAGAGATTGCAAGTCGTAAGAAAATCATTACTGACGAACACTCAGGAAGAATTCTTGTTGACGCTGCCTTAGCTTATGAACAAGTTGAAAAAATGGATAAAGTATTTACTAAAATTTAG
- a CDS encoding Nif3-like dinuclear metal center hexameric protein encodes MKIKDVISHLEVLAPRFYVEDFDNTGLLTGEKTTDLTGILVTLDCLENVVDEAIENNCNLIVSFHPIIFSGLKHLQPNDYVRKAVVKAIKNDIAIYATHTALDLAKGGVSYRMAQEMGLNNVKTLIPKSQLIKKLVTYIPNDHFEKVKEDLFTAGAGALGNYSECSFSIDGQGTFRGNKRSNPQLGEALKRSTVQEKALSITFLPHLEAAVKAALINSHPYEEVSFEISTLENNYQNIGMGVIGELPKALETEDFLKKTKSVFKTGVVRSSLSRKRTIKKVALLGGSGAFAIKHALQSGADAYITADLKYHDFFQGQDLLLCDVGHYESEQFTKNLLHEYLKEKFSNFAVLCAQARTNPVNYF; translated from the coding sequence ATGAAGATTAAAGATGTTATTTCACATCTAGAAGTACTCGCTCCAAGATTTTATGTAGAAGACTTTGATAATACCGGGTTACTAACTGGAGAAAAAACCACTGATTTAACTGGGATCTTAGTCACACTAGATTGTCTGGAAAATGTTGTTGATGAGGCGATTGAAAATAATTGCAACCTTATAGTAAGCTTTCATCCGATAATTTTTTCTGGTTTGAAACACTTACAGCCTAATGACTACGTACGCAAAGCTGTAGTCAAGGCAATTAAGAACGATATCGCGATTTATGCTACTCATACCGCTCTAGACCTTGCAAAAGGTGGAGTTAGTTATAGAATGGCCCAAGAAATGGGATTGAACAATGTCAAAACTTTAATTCCTAAATCACAACTCATTAAAAAATTAGTTACCTACATACCTAATGACCACTTTGAGAAGGTAAAAGAGGATCTGTTTACCGCTGGGGCTGGAGCACTAGGTAATTATTCAGAATGTAGTTTTTCTATAGATGGACAAGGTACATTTAGAGGAAATAAAAGGAGTAATCCGCAACTAGGGGAAGCATTAAAAAGAAGTACGGTTCAAGAAAAAGCACTTTCTATAACCTTTTTACCTCATTTAGAAGCTGCCGTAAAAGCTGCTTTGATAAATTCTCACCCTTATGAAGAGGTCTCTTTTGAGATTTCCACCTTAGAAAACAACTATCAAAACATAGGAATGGGTGTTATTGGAGAATTACCAAAAGCACTAGAAACCGAAGATTTTTTAAAAAAAACAAAGTCTGTATTTAAAACAGGGGTTGTAAGAAGTTCGCTTTCGCGAAAGCGAACTATCAAAAAAGTCGCTCTGCTAGGAGGCTCAGGAGCATTTGCCATAAAACATGCTTTGCAATCTGGAGCAGATGCTTATATCACAGCCGATCTTAAATATCATGATTTCTTTCAAGGCCAAGACCTTTTATTATGTGATGTAGGACATTATGAAAGTGAGCAGTTTACAAAAAACCTTTTACATGAATATCTTAAAGAAAAATTTAGTAATTTTGCAGTCCTTTGTGCACAAGCGCGAACAAACCCAGTTAATTATTTTTAA
- the lpxK gene encoding tetraacyldisaccharide 4'-kinase has protein sequence MQELRLLLYPFSVLYDGITSLRNYAFDRGVLGQKEYDIPIIAVGNLSTGGTGKTPMIEFLIRHFAGKKIGVLSRGYGRTTSGYIELSENDSPEKIGDEPLQIKRKFKDLIVSAVCEKRVDGIERLLKEHQLEVILLDDAFQHRYVKASHYVLLTSYNMLYVDDHVLPAGNLRESRRGARRAQTIIVTKCPAAISNIQMNEVKMKLKLLPGQQVYFSYIGYERALQGMDHKIFLDDLKGKEVTVVTGIAKPKPFLKHLKEFIKIEHLQYSDHHNFTLQEVETIRNKKIVITTEKDFMRLKKYKLRNLYYLAIQIEFVGKEPVL, from the coding sequence ATGCAAGAGTTAAGACTTTTATTATATCCTTTTTCTGTTCTTTATGACGGTATAACCTCTTTGCGTAACTATGCTTTTGATAGAGGGGTTCTAGGGCAAAAGGAATATGATATTCCCATTATCGCAGTAGGTAACTTAAGTACTGGAGGAACAGGTAAGACCCCTATGATTGAGTTCCTTATAAGACATTTTGCAGGTAAAAAGATAGGTGTTTTGAGTCGGGGCTATGGTAGAACTACTTCTGGTTATATAGAACTTTCTGAAAATGATTCACCAGAGAAAATAGGAGATGAGCCGTTACAAATTAAAAGAAAGTTTAAAGACTTAATTGTAAGTGCTGTTTGTGAAAAAAGAGTTGATGGAATAGAAAGGCTTCTTAAAGAGCATCAGTTAGAGGTGATATTACTTGATGACGCGTTTCAACACAGGTATGTAAAAGCGAGTCATTATGTGTTATTGACAAGTTACAACATGTTGTATGTAGATGATCATGTATTGCCAGCTGGTAATTTGAGAGAATCCCGAAGAGGAGCTCGTCGTGCACAAACTATTATTGTTACTAAATGTCCAGCAGCTATTTCTAATATACAAATGAATGAGGTTAAGATGAAACTGAAGCTGCTGCCTGGTCAACAGGTTTATTTCTCATATATAGGTTATGAAAGAGCACTTCAAGGTATGGATCACAAAATCTTTCTTGATGATCTAAAAGGTAAAGAGGTAACGGTGGTCACAGGAATTGCAAAGCCAAAACCTTTTCTAAAGCATTTAAAAGAGTTCATTAAAATAGAACATCTCCAATATAGTGATCATCATAATTTCACCTTGCAAGAAGTGGAAACTATTAGGAATAAAAAAATTGTGATCACTACAGAAAAGGATTTCATGAGATTAAAAAAGTATAAGCTTAGAAATCTTTATTACTTGGCTATTCAAATAGAATTTGTGGGTAAAGAACCTGTGTTATAG
- a CDS encoding ATP-binding protein: MQYFTYGQESYVSKPTQQRVVDIILDKAQVALQKANYSEANDLIDGAIEIAKDSTIYAEAQLVKLSYYNQTGQLQKAQTTIDQLAHSFDQTSTDYAKFLLLKSEFFMNSNLLKEAEIAISETQIILAQARDTDMSSILQLQRAELDLKVKNYSKAKETLEQLLPTLINSKQFYAAAKAQLDLFRVTSITGEYLISKDYLIQSIRLSEKYDFNTLLKDSYLLYSELLKEEEEFEKSITYLERYTVIYNEETTAAQNTASINEFNKLIKENKALTVSNNEKTQKLKGNDASYILLCIFITLLSLLALSLFKNNKLRAKSNQVLEVKNSALIDERDRAKDATKIKTDFLSTITHELRTPMYAVTGLTHLLLEKDPRNDQKEHLETLQSSGEYLLSLIDNILDFNKLEANKVELETIPFDLHKRVNDICSSLKGQATDRNNNLHIHYDDSIPSRLQGDPVKISQILINLIGNAIKFTKDGDIQIRVHKANNRTGKCLINFEIEDNGKGISEEKQTAIFENFTQEGSSTTREYGGTGLGLAIVKNLVTLMGGDIHLKSKVNGGSKFSFEVWFELPDSNKFYDENQHLDISENKRTNPTTTETNINNVLKTPANNTANSSTKMDENKLQKPETAKEGVLNEKQATPTELSNKKILIVEDNKINQMITRKILEGKNFSCEVANNGEEAVQAAKSKKYDLILMDIHMPIKDGKQATIEIRTFDREIPIIALTAVTINESEKEFYQIGFDDIIPKPFKMDEFFEKIQKAFTNYEVL; encoded by the coding sequence GTGCAATACTTCACCTATGGACAAGAAAGTTATGTGTCAAAACCGACGCAACAGCGTGTGGTGGACATTATATTAGACAAAGCTCAAGTAGCTTTACAAAAGGCAAACTATTCAGAAGCTAACGATCTGATCGATGGTGCCATTGAGATTGCCAAAGACTCCACTATTTATGCAGAAGCTCAACTAGTAAAACTGTCCTACTACAATCAAACAGGGCAGTTACAAAAGGCACAAACGACCATAGACCAGTTAGCACATTCGTTTGATCAAACTTCTACAGACTACGCTAAATTCCTTCTTCTAAAATCAGAGTTCTTTATGAACTCAAACCTTCTTAAAGAGGCTGAAATTGCCATTTCAGAGACCCAGATCATACTAGCTCAAGCAAGAGATACAGACATGAGTTCTATATTGCAACTTCAACGAGCAGAGTTAGATCTTAAAGTTAAAAATTACAGCAAGGCAAAAGAAACCTTAGAGCAGTTACTACCTACCTTAATAAATAGTAAACAATTTTATGCTGCAGCAAAGGCGCAATTAGATCTATTTCGTGTTACCTCTATCACCGGAGAATATCTTATCTCTAAAGATTACCTTATTCAAAGCATCAGGCTTTCTGAAAAATATGATTTTAACACCTTGCTCAAAGACAGTTATCTCTTGTACTCTGAATTATTAAAAGAGGAAGAGGAGTTTGAAAAAAGCATTACTTATTTAGAGAGGTATACAGTTATTTACAATGAGGAAACTACTGCGGCCCAAAATACCGCTTCTATCAACGAATTTAATAAGTTAATAAAAGAGAATAAAGCATTAACGGTATCTAATAATGAAAAGACCCAAAAGCTGAAAGGAAACGACGCCAGTTATATTTTACTCTGTATTTTTATAACCCTACTCTCTTTACTGGCTTTATCATTATTTAAAAACAACAAACTTAGAGCAAAAAGCAATCAGGTATTAGAAGTTAAAAATTCAGCGCTTATAGATGAAAGAGATAGAGCTAAAGACGCTACAAAAATCAAGACAGATTTCCTTTCAACCATTACCCATGAATTGAGAACCCCTATGTATGCCGTAACCGGCCTTACTCATTTATTACTAGAAAAAGATCCCAGAAACGATCAAAAAGAACACCTGGAAACCTTACAGTCTTCTGGGGAATACCTGCTGTCCTTGATTGATAATATTCTTGATTTCAATAAATTAGAAGCAAATAAAGTGGAGCTAGAAACCATACCTTTTGATCTACATAAAAGGGTAAATGATATTTGTTCCTCTCTTAAAGGGCAAGCTACCGATCGAAATAACAACCTTCATATTCACTATGATGATAGTATTCCTTCTAGGCTTCAGGGAGATCCAGTGAAAATCTCTCAGATTCTCATCAACCTTATAGGCAACGCGATCAAATTCACTAAGGATGGGGATATCCAGATAAGAGTTCATAAAGCAAATAATAGAACAGGTAAATGCTTGATTAACTTCGAAATAGAAGATAATGGAAAAGGAATCTCTGAAGAAAAACAGACAGCAATTTTTGAGAACTTTACGCAAGAAGGAAGTAGTACCACTAGAGAATACGGCGGAACAGGTTTAGGACTCGCTATTGTAAAAAACCTAGTAACCTTAATGGGTGGTGACATCCACCTCAAAAGCAAAGTAAACGGCGGTAGTAAATTTTCGTTTGAAGTATGGTTTGAACTTCCAGACTCTAATAAATTTTACGATGAAAATCAACATCTTGACATTTCTGAGAATAAGCGCACCAATCCAACCACCACAGAGACAAACATTAACAATGTTTTGAAAACTCCCGCAAATAATACTGCAAACTCATCCACTAAGATGGATGAAAATAAATTACAAAAACCTGAAACAGCAAAAGAGGGTGTGCTAAATGAAAAGCAGGCTACACCTACTGAGTTATCCAACAAAAAAATATTAATTGTTGAGGATAATAAAATCAATCAAATGATTACCAGGAAAATTCTTGAAGGAAAGAACTTTTCTTGTGAGGTAGCCAATAATGGGGAGGAGGCTGTACAAGCAGCAAAATCTAAAAAGTACGATTTGATCTTAATGGATATTCACATGCCCATTAAAGATGGAAAACAAGCGACTATAGAGATCAGAACCTTTGACAGGGAAATTCCTATTATAGCACTTACAGCGGTTACTATAAATGAATCTGAAAAGGAATTTTACCAAATAGGATTTGATGACATCATTCCAAAACCCTTTAAAATGGACGAATTCTTTGAAAAAATACAGAAGGCATTCACTAATTATGAAGTCCTATAA
- the gap gene encoding type I glyceraldehyde-3-phosphate dehydrogenase yields the protein MVKVKVGINGFGRIGRTFLRTVFNDPRMEVVAINDLAANEVMAHLLKYDSIHGVLNAEITFDEDSISINGHQISFTHHKDLDDLTWKNVDIVIEATGKFKTRTDLQKHIDAGASKVILSAPPIEDDIKTVVLSVNEHILTEEDLIFSNASCTTNNAAPLIKVMNELCGVEQAYITTVHSYTSDQSLHDHPHKDLRRARAAGQSIVPTTTGAAKALTKIFPELSNVIGGCGIRVPVPNGSLTDLTINVKKDVTVQEINDAFYAFAKAHPNTFSYTNIPLVSIDISGSPYSCIYDSQMTSVIGKMVKIIGWYDNESGYANRLKDMVLHAKKLTKS from the coding sequence ATGGTAAAAGTCAAAGTAGGCATCAACGGATTTGGGCGTATAGGACGTACTTTTTTAAGAACGGTATTTAACGACCCCCGTATGGAAGTCGTTGCCATTAATGACCTTGCTGCTAATGAGGTCATGGCGCATCTTTTAAAATACGACTCTATTCACGGCGTACTCAATGCTGAAATTACCTTTGACGAAGACTCTATAAGTATTAATGGTCATCAAATATCCTTTACTCATCACAAGGATCTAGATGATCTCACATGGAAAAATGTAGATATAGTTATTGAAGCAACAGGTAAGTTTAAAACGAGGACTGACCTACAAAAACATATTGATGCTGGAGCTTCTAAAGTAATTCTGAGTGCTCCTCCTATTGAAGATGATATCAAAACAGTTGTGTTAAGTGTTAATGAGCATATTCTTACCGAAGAGGATCTTATTTTTTCAAATGCAAGTTGTACCACTAATAACGCAGCGCCACTTATCAAAGTAATGAATGAACTTTGCGGTGTGGAACAGGCATACATCACCACAGTGCACAGTTACACTTCAGATCAAAGCTTGCACGATCATCCACATAAAGATTTACGCAGAGCACGTGCCGCTGGACAGTCCATAGTCCCTACTACTACTGGAGCTGCAAAGGCACTGACTAAAATATTCCCTGAATTGAGTAACGTAATAGGTGGTTGCGGCATACGTGTACCAGTTCCTAATGGAAGTCTTACCGACCTGACTATCAACGTAAAAAAAGATGTGACTGTTCAAGAAATTAATGATGCATTTTACGCTTTCGCGAAAGCGCATCCGAACACATTCTCCTATACCAATATTCCACTTGTTTCCATAGACATATCAGGAAGTCCTTACTCCTGTATTTATGATTCTCAAATGACTAGTGTTATAGGTAAAATGGTGAAAATCATAGGCTGGTACGACAATGAAAGTGGATATGCTAACCGACTGAAAGATATGGTTCTGCACGCAAAAAAATTAACCAAAAGTTAA
- the lipA gene encoding lipoyl synthase, with protein sequence MEAVKTSVAPTQKKPKWLRVKLPVGQKYKELRSTVEKYDLHTICTSGSCPNMGECWTEGTATFMILGNTCTRSCGFCGVKTGRPDTVDWAEPEKVARSIKLMGIKHGVITSVDRDDLKDMGSIIWKETVAAIRRMNPETTLETLIPDFQGNTRNIDRIVEANPEVVSHNMETVRRLTREVRIQAKYDTSLEVLRYLKQQGIKRTKSGIMLGLGEFEEEVIQTMKDLRDNNVDIVTIGQYLQPSKKHLPVKEFITPEQFKKYETIGLEMGFRHVESGALVRSSYKAHKHLL encoded by the coding sequence ATGGAAGCAGTAAAAACATCAGTCGCGCCAACTCAAAAAAAACCAAAATGGTTACGAGTTAAATTACCAGTTGGTCAAAAATATAAAGAGCTAAGAAGTACGGTAGAAAAGTATGATTTACATACTATTTGTACTTCAGGTAGCTGTCCTAATATGGGAGAATGCTGGACAGAAGGAACAGCAACTTTCATGATTCTAGGAAATACCTGCACGCGCTCCTGCGGATTTTGTGGTGTAAAAACCGGCCGTCCAGACACTGTGGATTGGGCAGAACCAGAAAAAGTAGCTCGCAGTATTAAATTAATGGGTATCAAACACGGCGTTATTACCAGTGTAGATCGTGACGATTTAAAAGATATGGGATCTATTATCTGGAAAGAAACTGTCGCTGCTATACGGCGTATGAATCCAGAAACAACCTTAGAAACATTAATACCAGACTTTCAAGGGAACACCAGGAATATAGACCGAATCGTAGAAGCAAATCCAGAAGTGGTTTCTCATAATATGGAAACCGTAAGACGTCTTACTCGTGAAGTGCGTATACAAGCTAAATACGACACCAGTCTTGAAGTTTTAAGATACTTAAAACAACAAGGTATCAAGCGCACAAAATCTGGCATCATGCTTGGTCTTGGTGAATTTGAAGAAGAAGTGATACAAACTATGAAGGATCTTAGAGATAACAATGTAGACATTGTTACCATAGGCCAGTACTTACAACCTTCTAAAAAACACTTGCCTGTAAAAGAATTTATCACTCCAGAACAATTTAAAAAATATGAAACTATAGGCCTAGAAATGGGCTTTAGACACGTGGAAAGTGGTGCCTTAGTAAGAAGTTCTTATAAAGCTCACAAGCATCTCTTATAA
- a CDS encoding glycosyltransferase, whose translation MEISVFFYALAGFAIINTAFNLFLSKVGYSKEPEPQGNLKKAVSVIVCSKNEQENLKTLVPKLLEQDHPNFEIILINDASHDDTRIVIEEFMAKDHRIKMVDVVNNESFWGNKKYALTLGIKKAVNDHLVFIDADCTPNSSQWLSLISKHFSKEKNIVLGYSGYKKIDDSLLNKLIRYETVLTAIQYFSYAMHGNPYMGVGRNLAYTATQFYEVNGFMNHMKILGGDDDLFVNQAATSENTAVSLDEDSFTCSQPKTDWSSWWKQKKRHVNTAKYYKSSHKLLLGLFYISQIGFFLSAILGLLFGINWIIILSVIVLRYIVFWVVLSKGFSRFRESDIIIILPFLELILIGTQLALFISNMVHRPKQWN comes from the coding sequence ATGGAAATAAGTGTATTCTTTTATGCTTTGGCAGGCTTTGCCATCATAAATACTGCTTTTAATTTATTTTTATCAAAAGTCGGATACAGCAAAGAACCCGAGCCGCAAGGCAATTTAAAAAAGGCAGTTTCTGTAATTGTTTGCTCCAAAAACGAGCAAGAAAATCTCAAAACATTAGTTCCTAAATTATTAGAACAAGACCATCCCAACTTTGAAATCATTTTAATAAATGATGCCAGCCACGATGACACCAGAATTGTCATCGAAGAATTTATGGCAAAAGACCATCGCATCAAAATGGTAGATGTAGTTAATAACGAGAGTTTTTGGGGGAATAAGAAATACGCATTAACTCTTGGGATTAAAAAAGCGGTCAACGATCACTTAGTTTTTATTGATGCCGACTGTACTCCTAACAGCTCCCAATGGCTGTCTCTCATTTCTAAACATTTTTCAAAAGAGAAAAATATTGTATTGGGGTATAGCGGCTATAAAAAAATTGACGATTCCCTGCTCAACAAACTCATCCGATATGAAACTGTCTTAACAGCTATACAGTACTTTAGCTATGCCATGCACGGCAACCCTTATATGGGCGTGGGTCGCAACTTAGCCTATACTGCGACGCAATTTTATGAAGTAAACGGCTTTATGAACCATATGAAAATACTCGGTGGCGATGATGATTTATTTGTCAACCAAGCAGCAACTTCTGAGAACACTGCGGTATCTCTAGATGAAGATTCCTTTACTTGCAGCCAGCCTAAAACGGACTGGTCTTCCTGGTGGAAACAGAAAAAAAGACACGTCAATACAGCAAAGTATTATAAGAGTTCTCATAAGTTGCTGCTTGGTTTATTTTATATATCTCAAATCGGATTTTTCCTTTCGGCGATTTTAGGCCTGCTTTTTGGCATCAACTGGATAATTATTTTATCGGTTATAGTGCTAAGGTATATCGTTTTTTGGGTGGTTTTAAGCAAAGGTTTTTCTCGTTTTCGCGAAAGCGATATCATTATTATACTGCCTTTTTTGGAATTGATTTTAATAGGAACTCAACTCGCACTATTTATTTCTAACATGGTGCATCGACCAAAACAATGGAACTAG
- a CDS encoding membrane or secreted protein: MDLKLILISFVLLSLAFAGIAIKIWSKKDGKFAGTCASQNPYLNKNGDACGMCGKLPEEQDCKNDQVRT; this comes from the coding sequence ATGGATTTGAAACTTATACTTATATCATTTGTTCTTTTATCACTTGCCTTTGCGGGTATCGCCATAAAAATATGGAGCAAAAAAGACGGTAAATTTGCTGGAACTTGTGCCAGTCAGAATCCGTATCTTAATAAAAATGGAGATGCTTGCGGTATGTGCGGGAAATTACCTGAAGAACAAGATTGTAAAAACGATCAAGTAAGAACCTAA
- the murB gene encoding UDP-N-acetylmuramate dehydrogenase — MVIKHHFPLKEHNTFGISAFAKAYTAPASILELKEALGYYHDQDVFLLGGGSNMLLINDVQKPVIHLLLKGIEITQTGENDVYVKVMAGENWHDFVLYCIEKNFAGIENLSLIPGNVGTSPIQNIGAYGVELKDTFDSCNIIDIKTLEEKTLSLTDCKFGYRDSIFKNEAAGKYVITSVTFKLANLNKTNEYELKTSYGALQEELERLGGDLSIQKVSQAVSKIRSTKLPDPKILGNSGSFFKNPVIKKSEYEDLIRMHPEMPSYQVDEEHVKIPAGWLIDQCGFKGKRYGDAGVHDKQALVLVNHGNATGKEILEVAHKVQKAVHDRYGIKIDTEVNLIDL; from the coding sequence ATAGTAATAAAACATCATTTTCCATTAAAGGAGCACAATACTTTTGGTATTTCCGCTTTCGCGAAAGCGTACACAGCACCAGCATCCATTCTGGAGTTAAAAGAAGCGCTAGGTTATTACCATGATCAGGACGTTTTTCTATTAGGTGGTGGTAGTAACATGTTGCTTATTAATGATGTTCAAAAACCAGTCATTCATCTTCTTTTAAAAGGCATAGAGATAACGCAAACAGGAGAAAATGATGTATATGTAAAAGTCATGGCAGGAGAAAACTGGCATGACTTTGTCCTTTATTGCATTGAAAAAAACTTTGCAGGTATAGAGAACCTGTCCCTTATACCTGGTAATGTAGGTACATCGCCTATTCAAAACATAGGTGCATATGGTGTTGAACTCAAAGACACTTTTGACAGCTGCAACATCATCGACATCAAAACCCTAGAAGAAAAAACACTCTCTTTGACCGACTGTAAATTTGGTTATCGAGATTCCATTTTTAAAAATGAAGCGGCTGGTAAGTATGTCATTACCTCAGTAACTTTTAAGCTTGCCAACCTTAACAAGACCAATGAGTACGAGCTTAAAACTAGCTACGGTGCTCTACAAGAAGAGCTAGAACGACTGGGTGGTGATCTCAGTATTCAAAAAGTATCTCAAGCTGTGAGCAAAATAAGAAGCACCAAATTACCTGACCCTAAAATATTAGGTAATAGCGGTAGCTTTTTTAAGAATCCTGTTATTAAAAAGTCCGAATATGAAGACCTGATAAGAATGCATCCAGAAATGCCCTCCTATCAAGTAGATGAAGAACATGTAAAAATCCCTGCTGGCTGGCTTATAGATCAATGCGGATTTAAAGGGAAAAGGTATGGTGATGCTGGCGTTCACGACAAGCAAGCGCTCGTATTAGTAAATCATGGTAACGCCACTGGGAAAGAAATCCTGGAGGTAGCTCATAAGGTTCAAAAAGCAGTTCACGATCGTTATGGTATAAAGATCGACACTGAGGTTAATTTAATTGATCTTTAA
- a CDS encoding pyridoxal phosphate-dependent aminotransferase, translating to MPKISEKGQSMPSSPVRKLVPYAEAAAARGMHIYQLNIGQPDIKTPEQAINAVKNADMEVLSYSHSAGNQSYRDKLTTYYNKNNMNLKSEDIIVSTGGSEALLFAMGSICDYGDEVIIPEPFYANYNGFAMASGITVKPISTHIENNFSLPAISEFEKLITDKTKAILICNPGNPTGYLYTQEEMDQLSALVKKHDLFLVSDEVYREFAYDGRQHLSVMSMPGLEEHAIMIDSVSKRYSMCGARIGCLVSKNKEVIATAMKFAQARLSPPSFAQIAAEAALDTPQEYFDEVISEYIERRDILIDGLKKIEGVEVANPGGAFYCVAQLPVDDTDVFAQWLLEEFELDGETIMVAPAAGFYSTPGMGKNQIRIAYVLEKESLKKSIRILDQALKAYKG from the coding sequence ATGCCAAAAATTTCTGAAAAAGGACAAAGTATGCCTTCTTCTCCGGTAAGGAAATTAGTTCCTTATGCAGAAGCTGCAGCCGCTCGCGGAATGCACATATACCAACTCAATATTGGTCAACCAGATATAAAAACACCAGAACAAGCCATCAATGCTGTCAAAAATGCAGACATGGAAGTTCTTTCTTATAGTCACAGCGCAGGAAATCAATCTTATAGAGATAAGCTTACCACTTACTACAATAAAAACAATATGAATCTCAAAAGTGAGGATATCATTGTTTCTACTGGTGGGAGTGAGGCTTTACTGTTTGCTATGGGTAGTATTTGTGACTATGGAGATGAAGTGATTATACCTGAACCATTTTATGCTAATTACAATGGCTTTGCCATGGCAAGCGGTATTACTGTAAAACCTATTTCAACGCATATAGAAAATAACTTTTCTTTACCGGCTATAAGCGAGTTTGAAAAACTGATAACGGATAAAACAAAAGCTATTCTTATCTGTAACCCAGGTAACCCCACAGGCTATTTATATACACAAGAAGAAATGGATCAGTTATCTGCTCTTGTAAAGAAGCATGATCTATTCCTAGTTTCTGATGAAGTATATAGAGAGTTTGCCTATGATGGACGCCAGCATTTATCTGTGATGAGTATGCCAGGACTGGAAGAGCATGCCATTATGATTGATTCTGTTTCTAAACGCTACAGTATGTGCGGTGCCCGTATAGGTTGTCTAGTTTCTAAAAACAAAGAAGTGATAGCTACAGCAATGAAATTTGCTCAGGCCAGACTAAGCCCGCCTTCCTTTGCGCAAATCGCTGCAGAAGCTGCCCTAGACACTCCACAGGAATATTTTGATGAAGTCATCAGTGAATATATAGAGCGTCGTGATATTCTTATAGATGGTCTTAAAAAAATAGAAGGTGTTGAAGTGGCAAATCCAGGAGGCGCTTTTTATTGTGTCGCTCAACTTCCAGTAGATGATACAGACGTTTTTGCACAATGGTTGTTAGAAGAGTTTGAGCTGGATGGCGAGACCATTATGGTAGCCCCAGCTGCAGGGTTTTACAGCACACCTGGCATGGGTAAAAACCAAATAAGAATCGCTTATGTTCTTGAAAAAGAATCCCTTAAAAAATCTATTCGTATTTTAGATCAAGCTTTGAAGGCCTATAAGGGATGA